Proteins from a single region of Apium graveolens cultivar Ventura chromosome 7, ASM990537v1, whole genome shotgun sequence:
- the LOC141673589 gene encoding uncharacterized protein LOC141673589, protein MAGNANNPLDPNAGRRQVKEYIMPSFEDIHSSIARTTIASNNFHVDSATMQCATQVDGAARGSLINQYPEDAFEILEYITSNNCRAYDRTSSRKVAGVYEVDPLTSFSAQMVSQFEALNKKLEYLSVDRHQQVHPPHQVQNLSISCDMCGEGHPTQQCPLIYHDAAQSSSVIFVGNSSNQQNNLYSNTYNPGWRNHPNFSWNNNARPNMPYKPNAPPGFQHNQRSHEMEKTTEDLFLQYMQKSDALIQSQSASMRALEMQVGQLASAINNRPQGSLPSDTEPNPKNDKREHCKAITLRCGKKIKGNTKKVDDRVTKETWSNEDPKEVNEKPNTISNSQIVASSPKKSLYHPPPFPQRLQKQKQDKQFQKFLDVFKKLSINIPFAEVFEQIPSYVKFMKEILSRKRRSEEFETVALTEECSAFLQKKLPPKLKYPGSFTIPCTIGTQYLEKLYVIWGLV, encoded by the exons ATGGCTGGAAATGCAAATAATCCTCTGGATCCTAATGCTGGAAGGCGGCAGGTTAAGGAGTACATCATGCCTTCATTCGAAGACATTCACTCTAGTATTGCAAGGACAACTATTGCATCAAATAACTTTCATGTTGATTCAGCAACAATGCAG TGTGCTACCCAAGTTGATGGAGCAGCTAGAGGTTCATTGATCAACCAATATCCTGAGGATGCTTTTGAGATTTTGGAGTATATCACTTCAAATAATTGCAGGGCTTATGATAGAACAAGTTCAAGAAAAGTAGCAGGTGTGTATGAAGTTGATCCTTTGACATCTTTCTCAGCTCAGATGGTTTCTCAATTTGAGGCTTTAAATAAAAAGCTTGAATATTTATCAGTGGATAGGCACCAACAAGTTCATCCTCCTCATCAAGTTCAAAATTTATCTATTTCTTGTGATATGTGTGGGGAAGGACATCCAACTCAACAATGTCCATTGATTTATCATGATGCAGCACAGTCTAGTTCAGTGATTTTTGTGGGAAATTCTAGCAATCAGCAAAACAATCTATATTCCAATACCTACAATCCCGGTTggagaaatcatccaaatttttCATGGAATAACAATGCTAGACCAAACATGCCATACAAGCCTAATGCACCACCGGGGTTCCAACATAATCAAAGGTCACATGAAATGGAGAAGACAACTGAAGATCTTTTTCTTCAATACATGCAAAAATCCGATGCTTTGATTCAGAGTCAAAGTGCATCCATGAGAGCTTTGGAAATGCAAGTGGGTCAATTGGCTAGTGCAATCAACAATCGTCCGCAAGGTTCACTACCTAGTGACACGGAGCCAAATCCTAAAAATGATAAAAGGGAGCATTGcaaggcaatcactttgaggtgtGGAAAAAAAATTAAGGGAAATACGAAAAAAGTTGATGATAGGGTAACTAAAGAAACTTGGTCTAATGAAGATCCTAAGGAGGTGAATGAAAAACCTAATACAATCTCAAATTCTCAAATTGTTGCATCATCACCAAAAAAGTCATTGTATCATCCTCCTCCATTCCCTCAACGTTTACAAAAACAAAAGCAAGACAAGCAATTTCAGAAATTTCTGGATGTTTTTAAGAAATTGTCAATTAACATCCCTTTTGCCGAAGTATTCGAGCAAATACCAAGTTATGTCAAGTTCATGAAGGAAATTCTGTCAAGAAAGAGAAGATCGGAAGAATTTGAAACTGTGGCTTTAACCGAGGAGTGTAGTGCATTTTTACAGAAAAAACTCCCTCCAAAACTTAAATATCCGGGAAGTTTCACTATCCCGTGTACTATTGGAACGCAATACTTGGAAAAGCTTTATGTGATTTGGGGGCTAGTGTGA
- the LOC141673590 gene encoding uncharacterized protein LOC141673590, translated as MASSSTNTTSGQMTFQEMLNPLFLHPSNNPNSIVVDKIQGSADYRSWCRSMEINLASKRKLGFVTGTVSRPTDDEVKADMWDTCNHMVIAWITHNVSPLIKKSVMYMTSAHAIWKNLETRFALTNGSRKYRLNKDLYDVRQNMSSVNDYYTSMKSLWVELYTLNVLPTVTGPTVEVVKLLEAIENQKEESRLFQFLNGIDETYAAQRSQLLLSNPLPSVETAAAALIQEEAQRELLLKPSGDT; from the coding sequence ATGGCATCTTCAAGCACCAATACTACATCAGGTCAGATGACCTTTCAAGAAATGTTAAACCCACTTTTTCTACACCCATCTAATAACCCCAACTCTATAGTTGTTGACAAAATTCAAGGATCTGCAGATTATAGATCTTGGTGCAGATCGATGGAGATCAATCTCGCCTCGAAACGAAAACTTGGTTTTGTGACTGGAACAGTGAGCAGACCTACTGATGATGAAGTCAAAGCAGACATGTGGGACACCTGCAACCATATGGTAATAGCTTGGATAACTCATAATGTTTCACCTCTTATTAAAAAGTCTGTTATGTATATGACCTCTGCTCATGCTATCTGGAAAAATTTAGAAACTCGTTTTGCACTCACAAACGGATCTAGAAAGTACAGGTTAAATAAAGATCTGTATGATGTTAGACAAAATATGTCTTCTGTGAATGATTATTACACATCAATGAAGTCATTGTGGGTTGAATTATATACCCTAAATGTGTTACCAACTGTAACTGGTCCTACTGTTGAAGTGGTAAAATTACTTGAAGCTATTGAAAATCAAAAAGAGGAATCAAGGttgtttcaatttttaaatgGAATTGATGAAACTTATGCTGCTCAGAGGAGTCAATTATTGCTGTCAAACCCTCTGCCTTCTGTCGAAACTGCAGCAGCTGCCTTAATACAGGAAGAAGCTCAAAGAGAGTTATTGCTCAAACCAAGTGGAGACACATAG